A stretch of the Medicago truncatula cultivar Jemalong A17 chromosome 5, MtrunA17r5.0-ANR, whole genome shotgun sequence genome encodes the following:
- the LOC11432884 gene encoding adenylate kinase isoenzyme 6 homolog codes for MVKDSIKRRKPNILVTGTPGTGKTTTSTALAEATQLNHINIGDLVKEKNLHDGWDDELDSYILNEDLVCDELEDVMDEGGNIVDYHGCDFFPERWFDCVVVLQTDNTILYDRLSRRGYKESKLSNNVECEIFQVLLEEAKESYAEDKVVALKSDTIEDISRNVATLTDWIRNWSIQV; via the exons ATGGTGAAAGACAGTATCAAGAGAAGGAAGCCAAACATTTTAGTGACTGGTACACCAGGGACAGGAAAGACAACCACTTCAACTGCTCTGGCTGAAGCCACTCAGCTCAACCACATCAATATTGGAGATTTGGTCAAAGAGAAGAACTTGCATGATGGCTGGGATGATGAGCTTGATTCTTACATTCTTAATGAAGATTTG GTGTGTGATGAACTTGAGGATGTTATGGATGAGGGAGGGAATATTGTGGACTATCATGGCTGTGATTTCTTTCCTGAGCGATGGTTTGATTGTGTGGTTGTACTTCAAACTGATAACACCATTTTGTATGACCGTCTGAGCAGAAG AGGGTACAAAGAATCAAAGCTATCCAACAATGTCGAATGTGAAATCTTTCAAGTTTTGCTTGAGGAGGCTAAAGAAAGTTATGCGGAGGACAAAGTTGTTGCATTGAAAAGCGATACTATTGAAGACATTAGTAGAAATGTTGCAACTCTGACAGATTGGATCAGGAATTGGTCCATCCAAGTATAG